A genomic segment from Syngnathus scovelli strain Florida chromosome 3, RoL_Ssco_1.2, whole genome shotgun sequence encodes:
- the LOC125993817 gene encoding cyclin-O yields the protein MVTGRVKRGRPRETGGRLPLHLAPACSILVWARVKMVLVKRGGGGSTRVRVERYRKQKLVSRLSDSGFEEDLPGCPTPQTASSPLRVVEPEGQASNWYLQYGDVGYRIQKEREALFYPCNSLALQPQVTAEARCKLVSWLIPLHKHFRLSFECCCLTVNIMDRFLACTPVADDCFQLLGVTALLLASKKVEVCSPSISHLLSLCCNTFTREQLCNLECLILLRLHFRLGAPTLAFFLDYHANRTDTAKGPGKRCRSLAQKVCELSLADYAFDKYVPSVTASCALSLARDLLQADHVSCQPEGELHERVTEDPHGKAESSLARECRDNLRLLLALNKESLSGDEYGLEILPVAIHTH from the exons ATGGTAACGGGGCGAGTGAAGCGGGGAAGACCCCGGGAAACGGGCGGGCGACTCCCTCTTCACCTTGCACCGGCTTGCTCCATCCTCGTCTGGGCTCGAGTCAAGATGGTGCTCGTGAAGCGGGGCGGCGGAGGTTCCACACGGGTCCGGGTCGAGCGCTACCGAAAGCAGAAACTTGTGTCCAGATTGAGTGACTCCGGTTTCGAGGAGGATTTGCCAGGTTGCCCCACTCCTCAGACCGCTTCGTCACCTCTGCGTGTGGTTGAACCGGAGGGTCAAGCATCCAACTGGTACCTCCAGTACGGTGATGTCGGCTACAGGATCCAGAAGGAGAGGGAGGCTCTCTTTTATCCGTGCAATAGTCTTGCTCTCCAGCCACAA GTGACAGCCGAGGCGCGCTGCAAGCTGGTCAGCTGGCTCATCCCGCTGCACAAGCACTTCCGCCTATCCTTCGAGTGCTGCTGCCTGACGGTAAACATCATGGACAGGTTCTTGGCGTGCACGCCGGTGGCCGACGACTGCTTTCAGCTTCTGGGTGTCACGGCGCTGCTCCTTGCCAGCAAAAAG gTGGAGGTGTGCTCCCCTAGCATCAGTCACCTCCTGTCCCTGTGCTGCAACACCTTCACCAGGGAGCAGCTCTGCAACCTGGAGTGTCTCATCCTCCTGCGCCTCCACTTCCGCCTGGGCGCGCCCACCCTGGCCTTCTTCTTGGACTACCACGCCAATCGCACGGACACCGCCAAGGGTCCTGGGAAGCGTTGCCGCAGCCTGGCCCAAAAGGTGTGTGAGCTGAGCCTGGCCGATTACGCCTTCGATAAATACGTTCCGTCTGTGACCGCCAGCTGCGCGCTGAGCCTGGCACGCGACTTACTCCAGGCTGATCACGTCAGCTGCCAGCCGGAGGGTGAATTACACGAGCGCGTGACGGAGGACCCGCACGGCAAAGCAGAAAGCAGTTTGGCCCGGGAGTGCAGAGACAATCTGAGGCTGCTGCTTGCGCTTAACAAGGAGTCGCTGAGTGGAGATGAATATGGTCTGGAAATTCTGCCCGTAGCCATCCATACACACTAG